A stretch of the Medicago truncatula cultivar Jemalong A17 chromosome 5, MtrunA17r5.0-ANR, whole genome shotgun sequence genome encodes the following:
- the LOC25479532 gene encoding DNA-3-methyladenine glycosylase 1 isoform X1, with translation MSKVNAKRHAMEKKSSDQESKKLNQIIFHKHLKRVYPIGLQKSSSSSSISSFSSSLSQNSNDPCFTDSLTIADEEVSLALHSISPRQRREHTLINISQQQQNQHAAELGELKRCSWITKNCDKAYIEFHDECWGVPAYDDKKLFELLALSGLLIDYNWTEILKRKEVLRQVFAGFDPYTVSKMEEKEVIDIASATELVLAECRVKCIVDNAKCMMKIRREFGSFSSYIWSYVNHKPVINKYRYSRDVPLRTPKADAISKDLLKRGFRYLGPVIVYSFMQVAGLTIDHLVGCYRHKECVNLAERPWKHI, from the exons ATGTCTAAAGTAAATGCAAAAAGACATGCAATGGAGAAAAAATCAAGTGACCAAGAATCAAAGAAATTGAACCAAATAATTTTCCACAAACACCTCAAAAGAGTGTACCCTATAGGATTACAAAAaagttcttcatcttcatccatatcttcattttcatcatcactatcacaaaattcaaatgacccTTGTTTCACAGATTCTTTAACTATAGCAGATGAAGAAGTCTCATTAGCACTTCATTCGATTTCACCGCGACAGAGAAGAGAACATACACTTATTAATATTtcacagcaacaacaaaatcaacacGCGGCTGAGCTTGGTGAATTGAAAAGATGCAGCTGGATCACAAAGAACTGTG ATAAGGCATACATAGAATTTCATGACGAATGTTGGGGAGTTCCAGCTTATGATGACAA AAAACTGTTCGAGCTGCTTGCATTGTCGGGATTGCTGATAGATTACAACTGGACAGAAattctaaaaagaaaagaagttttaag ACAAGTTTTTGCTGGATTTGATCCTTACACTGTTTCCAAAATGGAGGAGAAGGAAGTTATCGACATAGCATCAGCCACAGAACTTGTTTTAGCTGAGTGCAGAGTAAAGTGCATAGTCGACAATGCCAAATGCATGATGAAG ATTAGGAGGGAATTTGGATCATTCAGTAGCTATATATGGAGTTACGTGAATCACAAACCAGTGATTAACAAATACAGATACTCAAGAGATGTTCCATTGAGGACACCAAAAGCAGATGCCATAAGCAAGGACTTATTAAAACGCGGGTTTAGATATTTGGGTCCAGTGATTGTTTACTCTTTTATGCAAGTTGCAGGATTGACTATTGATCATCTTGTTGGTTGTTATAGGCACAAAGAATGTGTAAACCTAGCAGAAAGACCTTGGAAACATAtttaa
- the LOC25479532 gene encoding DNA-3-methyladenine glycosylase 1 isoform X2 has product MSKVNAKRHAMEKKSSDQESKKLNQIIFHKHLKRVYPIGLQKSSSSSSISSFSSSLSQNSNDPCFTDSLTIADEEVSLALHSISPRQRREHTLINISQQQQNQHAAELGELKRCSWITKNYKAYIEFHDECWGVPAYDDKKLFELLALSGLLIDYNWTEILKRKEVLRQVFAGFDPYTVSKMEEKEVIDIASATELVLAECRVKCIVDNAKCMMKIRREFGSFSSYIWSYVNHKPVINKYRYSRDVPLRTPKADAISKDLLKRGFRYLGPVIVYSFMQVAGLTIDHLVGCYRHKECVNLAERPWKHI; this is encoded by the exons ATGTCTAAAGTAAATGCAAAAAGACATGCAATGGAGAAAAAATCAAGTGACCAAGAATCAAAGAAATTGAACCAAATAATTTTCCACAAACACCTCAAAAGAGTGTACCCTATAGGATTACAAAAaagttcttcatcttcatccatatcttcattttcatcatcactatcacaaaattcaaatgacccTTGTTTCACAGATTCTTTAACTATAGCAGATGAAGAAGTCTCATTAGCACTTCATTCGATTTCACCGCGACAGAGAAGAGAACATACACTTATTAATATTtcacagcaacaacaaaatcaacacGCGGCTGAGCTTGGTGAATTGAAAAGATGCAGCTGGATCACAAAGAACT ATAAGGCATACATAGAATTTCATGACGAATGTTGGGGAGTTCCAGCTTATGATGACAA AAAACTGTTCGAGCTGCTTGCATTGTCGGGATTGCTGATAGATTACAACTGGACAGAAattctaaaaagaaaagaagttttaag ACAAGTTTTTGCTGGATTTGATCCTTACACTGTTTCCAAAATGGAGGAGAAGGAAGTTATCGACATAGCATCAGCCACAGAACTTGTTTTAGCTGAGTGCAGAGTAAAGTGCATAGTCGACAATGCCAAATGCATGATGAAG ATTAGGAGGGAATTTGGATCATTCAGTAGCTATATATGGAGTTACGTGAATCACAAACCAGTGATTAACAAATACAGATACTCAAGAGATGTTCCATTGAGGACACCAAAAGCAGATGCCATAAGCAAGGACTTATTAAAACGCGGGTTTAGATATTTGGGTCCAGTGATTGTTTACTCTTTTATGCAAGTTGCAGGATTGACTATTGATCATCTTGTTGGTTGTTATAGGCACAAAGAATGTGTAAACCTAGCAGAAAGACCTTGGAAACATAtttaa